From one Acidobacteriota bacterium genomic stretch:
- a CDS encoding NAD(P)/FAD-dependent oxidoreductase, producing the protein MTEVDTVVIGAGAVGLACAAALARAGNEVLVLEAANAIGTGTSSRNSEVVHAGLYYPTGSLRHQFCVDGRRRLYAWMESHGVAHRKTGKLIVATSDAQIAKMEGLHAQGERNGVEGLSFLSGAEAMAMEPALSCKAAVLSAETGILDSHGYMLSLQGELEDHGGAIAFNTPVTASEILPDGRFRIEAGGAEPMTLVARQVVNSAGLYAVRTARAMEGYDPALLPPFTLAKGNYFSCTARSPFQRLIYPAPVDGGLGVHVTLDLGGQMRFGPDVEWLNTDDPDTIDYTVDIRRADSFYAAIREYWPALPDGSITTAYSGVRPKISLQGQPAADFQLDGPARHGHAGLVHLFGIESPGLTSSLAIAEAVATALKG; encoded by the coding sequence ATGACCGAAGTCGATACTGTCGTCATCGGCGCCGGCGCCGTCGGCCTCGCCTGCGCCGCCGCCCTCGCCCGCGCAGGCAACGAAGTCCTAGTCCTCGAAGCGGCGAATGCCATCGGCACAGGCACGTCCTCGCGCAACAGCGAAGTCGTCCATGCCGGCCTCTACTATCCGACCGGCAGCCTGCGCCACCAGTTCTGCGTCGATGGCCGCCGGCGCCTCTACGCCTGGATGGAGTCGCACGGCGTCGCCCATCGCAAGACCGGCAAGCTGATCGTCGCCACCTCCGACGCCCAGATCGCCAAGATGGAAGGCCTCCACGCGCAGGGCGAGCGCAATGGCGTCGAAGGTCTCTCCTTCCTCTCCGGCGCCGAAGCCATGGCGATGGAGCCCGCGCTTTCCTGCAAGGCCGCGGTCCTCTCCGCCGAAACCGGCATCCTCGACAGCCACGGCTACATGCTCTCGCTTCAGGGCGAACTCGAAGACCATGGCGGCGCCATCGCCTTCAACACGCCGGTCACCGCTTCCGAAATCCTGCCCGATGGCCGCTTCCGCATCGAAGCAGGCGGCGCCGAACCGATGACGCTGGTCGCCCGCCAGGTCGTCAACAGCGCCGGCCTCTACGCCGTGCGTACCGCGCGCGCGATGGAAGGCTATGACCCCGCGCTCCTGCCGCCCTTCACGCTCGCCAAGGGCAACTATTTCAGCTGCACCGCCCGCTCGCCGTTCCAGCGCCTGATCTATCCGGCTCCGGTCGATGGCGGCCTCGGCGTGCACGTCACGCTCGATCTCGGCGGCCAGATGCGCTTCGGCCCGGATGTCGAATGGCTGAACACGGACGATCCGGACACGATCGACTACACCGTCGATATCCGCCGCGCCGACAGCTTCTACGCCGCCATCCGCGAATACTGGCCGGCGCTGCCCGACGGCTCGATCACGACAGCCTATTCCGGCGTGCGCCCGAAGATCTCGCTGCAAGGCCAGCCCGCCGCCGACTTCCAGCTCGACGGCCCGGCCCGCCACGGCCATGCCGGCCTCGTCCACCTCTTCGGCATCGAAAGCCCCGGCCTGACCAGCTCACTCGCCATCGCCGAGGCGGTCGCGACCGCGCTGAAGGGCTGA
- a CDS encoding NAD(P)-dependent oxidoreductase produces the protein MIIVDTALKKREAEGRPIKVGMIGAGFMASGIALQIAKSVPGMVLCGIAARQPQRGVDAFEASRTGETVVLAETAAEISAAIKAGKPVVTTDPGALARAEGLDAIIEATGSMDYALEAVEGALETAKHVILMNAELDGTVGPLLKVKADKAGVVITNVDGDQPGVQMNLYRFVESIGVKPVLCGNIKGLQDEYRTPDTQRGFAEKWGQNVNMVTSFADGTKIAYEQAIVANGTGMRVAKRGMIGPDPTGKNPTLPLRPLEDFVEMLAPHIDPKGPGIVDFVVGARPGPGVFVLGTHDDPRQAHYLNLYKLGQGPYYLFYTPYHLCHFEVPLTVARAVLFHDAALTPLGAPTVGVITVAKRDLKAGQTLDGIGGFDTYGQAENARVVHKDRLLPMGLAEGCTVKRDIAKDTALTFADVTIPAGRKIDAYYAEMERHFGLVPANATV, from the coding sequence ATGATCATCGTCGATACCGCACTGAAGAAACGTGAAGCCGAAGGCCGTCCCATCAAGGTCGGCATGATCGGCGCAGGCTTCATGGCCTCGGGCATTGCCCTGCAGATTGCCAAGTCCGTACCCGGAATGGTGCTCTGCGGCATTGCCGCCCGCCAGCCGCAGCGCGGTGTCGACGCCTTCGAAGCCAGCCGCACGGGTGAAACCGTGGTGCTGGCCGAGACGGCTGCTGAAATCTCGGCCGCGATCAAGGCGGGCAAGCCGGTTGTCACCACCGATCCGGGCGCCCTCGCCCGCGCCGAAGGCCTCGATGCCATCATCGAAGCCACCGGCTCGATGGACTACGCGCTCGAAGCCGTCGAAGGCGCGCTCGAAACGGCCAAGCACGTCATCCTGATGAACGCGGAACTCGACGGCACGGTCGGCCCGCTCCTGAAGGTCAAGGCCGACAAGGCCGGCGTCGTCATTACCAACGTCGACGGCGACCAGCCCGGCGTGCAGATGAACCTCTACCGTTTCGTGGAATCCATCGGCGTGAAGCCGGTGCTCTGCGGCAACATCAAGGGCCTGCAGGACGAATACCGCACCCCGGACACCCAGCGCGGCTTTGCCGAGAAATGGGGCCAGAACGTCAACATGGTGACCTCCTTCGCGGATGGCACCAAGATCGCCTACGAGCAGGCCATCGTCGCCAATGGCACAGGCATGCGCGTCGCCAAACGCGGCATGATCGGCCCTGACCCGACGGGCAAGAACCCCACCCTGCCGCTGCGCCCTCTCGAGGATTTCGTCGAGATGCTGGCCCCGCACATCGATCCCAAGGGCCCCGGCATCGTCGACTTCGTTGTTGGCGCCCGTCCCGGCCCCGGCGTGTTTGTTCTGGGTACGCACGATGACCCGCGCCAGGCTCACTACCTTAACCTCTACAAGCTCGGTCAGGGCCCTTACTACCTGTTCTACACGCCCTACCACCTCTGCCACTTCGAAGTGCCGCTCACGGTGGCCCGCGCCGTGCTGTTCCACGATGCGGCCCTGACCCCGCTCGGCGCACCCACCGTCGGCGTCATCACGGTGGCCAAGCGCGACCTGAAAGCCGGCCAGACCCTCGACGGCATCGGCGGCTTCGACACCTACGGCCAGGCCGAGAACGCCCGGGTCGTTCACAAGGACCGCCTCCTGCCGATGGGCCTCGCCGAAGGCTGCACCGTGAAACGTGACATCGCCAAGGATACGGCGCTCACCTTCGCCGACGTGACCATTCCCGCCGGCCGCAAGATCGACGCCTACTATGCCGAGATGGAACGCCATTTCGGCCTGGTCCCCGCCAACGCGACCGTCTGA
- a CDS encoding SDR family oxidoreductase, with amino-acid sequence MTMKVLFTGADGYIGTLLGPYLLQRGIEAVGLDTGFYRSGWLYPTNVPRPMILSKDIRSITADDLKGFDAIAHLAELSNDPLGQQDPGLTHEINHGGSVHLANLARKAGIKRFVYMSSCSVYGVGKPDQILDETSDVNPQTAYAECKVKVENDLTKMAGDDFEPCFLRNATAYGASPRQRFDIVLNDLCGLAWTTKKIKLLSDGSPWRPLVHALDMCQAVHLSLTAPADAIRGQKYNVGSSDQNYRVIEIAQIVAKEFPGCELEVGTQGADNRSYRVNFDKIQKVLPTFKCQWTAELGAKQMRKVFESINMTEEDFRAPPYTRLKMLMKLRDAHLLDSKLFWNTPELATV; translated from the coding sequence ATGACCATGAAAGTATTGTTCACCGGCGCCGACGGCTATATCGGCACGCTGCTTGGCCCCTACCTGCTGCAACGCGGCATCGAGGCTGTCGGCCTCGACACGGGTTTCTACCGGTCCGGCTGGCTGTATCCGACCAACGTTCCGCGCCCGATGATCCTGTCCAAGGACATCCGCTCGATCACGGCCGACGACCTGAAAGGCTTCGACGCCATCGCGCACCTCGCCGAACTGTCGAACGACCCGCTCGGCCAGCAGGACCCGGGCCTCACCCACGAGATCAACCATGGCGGCTCCGTCCACCTGGCCAACCTCGCCCGCAAGGCCGGCATCAAGCGCTTCGTCTACATGTCCTCCTGCTCCGTATACGGCGTAGGCAAACCGGACCAGATCCTCGACGAGACCTCTGACGTGAACCCGCAGACGGCCTATGCCGAATGCAAGGTGAAGGTCGAGAACGACCTGACCAAGATGGCCGGCGACGATTTCGAGCCCTGCTTCCTGCGCAATGCGACCGCCTACGGCGCCTCGCCGCGCCAGCGCTTCGACATCGTGCTGAACGACCTTTGCGGCCTCGCCTGGACCACCAAGAAGATCAAGCTCCTCTCGGACGGTTCGCCCTGGCGTCCGCTCGTCCACGCGCTGGACATGTGCCAGGCCGTGCACCTTTCGCTGACGGCGCCTGCCGATGCGATCCGCGGCCAGAAGTACAATGTCGGCTCGTCCGACCAGAACTACCGCGTCATCGAGATTGCCCAGATCGTCGCCAAGGAATTCCCCGGCTGCGAACTGGAAGTCGGCACGCAGGGCGCGGACAACCGCTCCTACCGCGTCAACTTCGACAAGATCCAGAAGGTCCTGCCGACGTTCAAATGCCAGTGGACGGCCGAGCTCGGCGCCAAGCAGATGCGCAAGGTGTTCGAAAGCATCAACATGACGGAAGAAGACTTCCGCGCGCCGCCCTACACGCGCCTGAAGATGCTCATGAAGCTGCGCGATGCGCACCTTCTTGACTCGAAACTCTTCTGGAACACGCCTGAACTCGCAACGGTCTGA
- a CDS encoding glycosyltransferase family 2 protein, with product MFVSVVLPCYNGASTLKVMLDSLVAQTYAGEWELLFVNNGSTDNSVEMAQGYADRLPIRVVQAYIGTGPQGTVGHSYTVGFRAARGDVILVCESDDACDPDWMRHMVKALETTDFAAPALEYEKLNPPEMTWGKDRGLQARGEGLPDYIGPLHLPFAACNAIGMTRKCYERVGDPTDWIGSAWDVDYCWRVQLAGMKLTFVPEALVHYRLRDTAKGRFRQARTWGRGHVKLHIRYGMRPWWRYLAFSLWRLVRAATLVVFGPVFTKRPYAYWVFDWGFALGQLEAFPTLLRAQLKHVPPEKSVLEGRQPEGPQTYIAIPDA from the coding sequence ATGTTCGTGAGTGTTGTGCTGCCCTGCTATAACGGGGCGTCGACGCTGAAAGTGATGCTGGATTCGCTGGTGGCGCAGACCTATGCCGGCGAATGGGAGCTGCTGTTCGTCAACAACGGGTCGACGGACAATTCGGTCGAAATGGCCCAGGGCTATGCCGACCGGCTGCCGATCCGCGTTGTGCAGGCCTATATCGGCACAGGCCCGCAGGGGACGGTCGGTCATTCCTATACCGTCGGGTTCCGCGCCGCGCGCGGCGATGTCATCCTCGTGTGCGAGTCCGATGACGCGTGCGATCCGGACTGGATGCGCCACATGGTGAAGGCGCTCGAAACCACCGACTTTGCGGCGCCGGCGCTCGAATACGAAAAACTCAATCCGCCGGAGATGACCTGGGGCAAGGATCGCGGGCTGCAGGCGCGCGGCGAGGGCTTGCCGGATTATATCGGCCCGCTGCACCTGCCGTTCGCGGCGTGCAATGCGATCGGCATGACCCGCAAGTGCTATGAGCGTGTGGGTGATCCGACCGACTGGATCGGGTCGGCATGGGACGTTGATTATTGCTGGCGCGTGCAGCTGGCGGGCATGAAGCTGACCTTCGTGCCCGAGGCGCTGGTCCACTACCGGCTGCGCGATACGGCGAAGGGCCGGTTCCGGCAGGCGCGCACCTGGGGGCGCGGACACGTCAAGCTGCACATCCGCTACGGGATGCGGCCCTGGTGGCGCTACCTTGCGTTCAGCCTATGGCGGTTGGTGCGGGCGGCTACCCTGGTCGTGTTCGGGCCGGTGTTTACCAAGCGCCCTTATGCCTACTGGGTGTTCGACTGGGGATTTGCGCTGGGCCAGCTTGAAGCGTTTCCGACGCTGCTGCGGGCGCAGCTGAAGCATGTGCCGCCGGAAAAGAGCGTGCTTGAAGGCCGCCAGCCCGAAGGGCCGCAGACCTATATCGCCATTCCGGACGCCTGA
- a CDS encoding L-lactate dehydrogenase has translation MPTLSLAPASVADYRRLAERRLPRFLFDYLDGGAYAEVTLGRNVRDFERLELHQRILRDVSARTTSTQLFGAELTFPLALSPVGLSGMMARRGEAAARKVAGEFGIPYCLSTLSVCSVEEVAAAGSGPLWFQLYMMRDRGACADLIRRVKAAGVSVLALTVDLPVVGTRYRDVRNTMSGGGNAWARLRRGLISYALHPAWVMDVGLGGTPHVLGNIAPYAESAATPADFAAWANASIDPSISWADLAWIRSQWSGPLVIKGILSPLDAAEAVQHGADGLIVSNHGGRQLDGVASTISMLPRIADKVGGQTKLILDGGVRSGQDILKALAFGADAAMMGRPWVYALAGAGETGLLNQLKALHGEFSVSMALTGVTAVDQISPDVIDQASGMAI, from the coding sequence ATGCCGACACTCTCGCTCGCCCCTGCCTCTGTTGCGGATTACCGGCGCCTGGCGGAGCGCCGCCTGCCGCGTTTCCTGTTCGATTACCTCGATGGCGGCGCCTATGCCGAAGTCACGCTCGGCCGCAACGTCCGCGATTTCGAGCGTCTTGAACTGCACCAGCGCATCCTGCGGGATGTCTCAGCACGGACCACTTCGACACAACTGTTCGGCGCCGAATTAACCTTCCCGCTCGCCCTCTCGCCGGTCGGCCTGTCCGGCATGATGGCCCGGCGCGGTGAAGCGGCCGCGCGCAAGGTGGCGGGTGAATTCGGCATCCCCTACTGCCTCTCCACCCTGTCCGTCTGCTCGGTCGAGGAAGTCGCCGCCGCCGGCAGCGGCCCGCTCTGGTTCCAGCTCTACATGATGCGCGACCGGGGCGCCTGCGCCGACCTCATCCGCCGGGTGAAGGCGGCGGGCGTTTCCGTCCTTGCCCTGACGGTTGACCTGCCGGTCGTCGGCACCCGCTATCGCGATGTGCGCAACACCATGAGCGGCGGCGGCAACGCCTGGGCCCGCCTGCGCCGGGGGTTGATCTCCTACGCCCTGCACCCCGCATGGGTCATGGATGTGGGGCTCGGCGGCACGCCTCACGTCCTCGGCAACATCGCGCCCTACGCCGAAAGCGCCGCCACGCCGGCCGATTTCGCCGCCTGGGCCAATGCCTCGATCGACCCGTCGATCAGCTGGGCTGACCTCGCCTGGATCCGCAGCCAATGGTCTGGCCCGCTCGTCATCAAGGGCATCCTCAGCCCGCTGGACGCCGCCGAAGCCGTCCAGCACGGGGCAGACGGCCTGATCGTCTCCAACCACGGCGGGCGCCAGCTCGACGGCGTGGCCTCGACGATCTCGATGTTGCCGCGGATCGCCGACAAGGTCGGCGGCCAGACCAAGCTGATCCTGGACGGCGGCGTACGGTCGGGCCAGGACATCCTCAAGGCGCTCGCCTTCGGCGCCGATGCGGCGATGATGGGCCGGCCCTGGGTCTACGCGCTGGCAGGGGCCGGCGAGACCGGATTGCTAAACCAGCTCAAGGCCCTGCATGGTGAATTTTCGGTATCGATGGCGCTCACCGGCGTCACCGCCGTCGACCAGATCAGCCCCGACGTGATCGATCAGGCGTCCGGAATGGCGATATAG
- a CDS encoding outer membrane beta-barrel protein, with translation MSKLKRTCLMTVAACALIAPVALGQSDNYYSRDKYEAVRDRVQPEFDPEPIRLGAFVVKSKLEAGVTSNDNVFASASNEQSDVIARVGADVSATTDWSVHAIGFDASAYRNEYLDLSDESTTDLTGRVRGRLDVTRTFALSGSVFAEDRAEPRADFVNAFGTDRPIEYTRTGATVDADYQSDRVRWNNSFGISDENYKDSNQQGTGIPIDQDYRDRSVTQGRTRLSYAVSPNFAVFGQGTFSQSEYDTTQIFGGLPRSRDSSGYTVAGGVNFELVSLVRGDIAVGYLNEDKDDDFFADVSGLSVDADVDWFPSRLTTVNFNAGRRVVDIGAFDSPSATETRFNVGVDHELRRNIILSGYAGISNYDYEETDREDKNTEFGVVGTYKMNKRVHWEVFARNRDRDVSGTGVFGDPSYGQTQFGIGLKLYP, from the coding sequence ATGTCCAAATTGAAACGCACTTGCCTGATGACTGTCGCCGCTTGCGCCCTGATTGCGCCGGTCGCGCTGGGTCAATCCGACAACTATTACAGCCGCGACAAGTACGAAGCCGTACGCGATCGCGTGCAGCCTGAATTCGATCCGGAGCCCATCCGTCTCGGCGCGTTCGTGGTGAAATCCAAGCTGGAAGCCGGCGTGACGTCGAACGACAACGTCTTCGCTTCGGCCAGCAACGAGCAGTCCGACGTGATCGCCCGTGTCGGCGCCGACGTTTCGGCGACCACCGACTGGAGCGTCCACGCCATTGGCTTCGACGCTTCGGCCTATCGCAACGAATACCTCGACCTCAGCGATGAATCGACGACGGACCTGACGGGCCGTGTGCGCGGCCGCCTCGACGTGACCCGCACCTTCGCGCTCAGCGGCTCGGTGTTTGCCGAGGACCGCGCCGAACCGCGCGCCGACTTCGTCAACGCTTTCGGCACGGATCGCCCGATCGAGTACACACGTACCGGCGCGACCGTCGACGCTGACTACCAGAGCGACCGCGTCCGCTGGAACAACAGCTTCGGCATCAGCGACGAGAACTACAAGGACAGCAACCAGCAAGGCACCGGCATCCCGATCGACCAGGATTACCGGGACCGCTCGGTCACGCAGGGCCGCACTCGCCTGTCGTACGCCGTGTCGCCGAACTTTGCCGTGTTTGGCCAGGGCACGTTCTCGCAAAGCGAATACGACACCACGCAGATCTTCGGCGGCCTGCCGCGCTCGCGTGACTCGTCCGGCTACACGGTTGCCGGCGGTGTGAACTTCGAACTCGTCTCGCTGGTGCGCGGCGATATCGCCGTGGGCTACCTGAACGAAGACAAGGACGACGACTTCTTCGCAGACGTCAGCGGCCTGTCGGTGGACGCCGATGTGGACTGGTTCCCCTCGCGCCTCACCACGGTCAACTTCAATGCGGGCCGCCGCGTGGTTGATATCGGTGCATTCGACTCGCCGAGCGCCACGGAAACGCGCTTCAACGTGGGCGTGGACCACGAACTGCGCCGGAACATCATCCTCTCTGGCTATGCCGGCATTTCGAACTATGATTACGAGGAAACGGACCGCGAAGACAAAAACACCGAGTTCGGTGTGGTCGGTACCTACAAGATGAACAAGCGCGTTCATTGGGAAGTCTTTGCCCGCAACCGCGACCGCGATGTCTCGGGAACCGGAGTGTTTGGTGATCCGTCTTACGGTCAGACGCAGTTTGGCATCGGCCTGAAACTGTATCCGTAA
- a CDS encoding AAA family ATPase yields MNASSGDHSPAPPLDLKALVGMVYRRFWMILAGFLVTFGVITYVTFTQTPIYKAETVVQLDTEEKNVIDLGAIFSGLGANTAVVDTEVLVLGSKSLLTRVAVQQKLVEDPEFNSTLRPKKSGLLSPVKGLVRALTGGKPPKDPFAGMTAEQKDAALLASAVDILRDKVAVKRVGTTYLITVEVASESPETAARLADEIAEQYRVQQLEEKFEATRKATEWLSERVSGLREEVEEKERRVESYRAESGLLAAQGATLTEQQIAYLTTQKATLQVDLDRARARADSMRRQMASGAGAEGITEVLQSQVISDLKTQRAIINRRVAELETKLGPQHPELISARNEAADIDRQINAEVARIAGNIENELKVAQSQISSIQGEISRSTGELRGNNQALVRLRELERDAETSRVLLEEFLARSKQTREQDALITADANILSSASVPESPSSPKKLLNLIIGCLLGGIVGGGLALLAEMFDMKVSSTEDVERKLNANPIGSVPLIRTASFLGLSQTNPADFLVENPLSAYAESIRYLRAAIAFSDLDSETKTVAVCSSLPDEGKTSLTLSLGRMSAMSGSRTLVIDGDFRRRQLTETAGLKPDIGFVEHLFGTGQLSDAIVKDRKTMLDILPLSSNGHTPHDVFGTRAFDDLLARLRSMYDLILIDTGPLLLMAEARVVAGKADKTILVVRWRHSARSAARQSLTLLRNFKADVLGVTLNMVDLNRRRHHKDPGATYKAYRKYYQMDEKPSIFGWGGDKRKNKPNPKQMKGSVAVQVPPSKATGRTDPVDRISAE; encoded by the coding sequence ATGAACGCCTCTTCGGGCGATCATTCTCCTGCGCCGCCGCTCGACCTGAAGGCGCTGGTGGGAATGGTCTACCGGCGTTTCTGGATGATCCTGGCCGGCTTCCTCGTCACCTTTGGTGTGATCACCTATGTGACTTTTACCCAGACGCCGATCTACAAGGCGGAAACGGTGGTCCAGCTGGACACAGAAGAAAAGAACGTCATCGATCTCGGTGCGATCTTCTCGGGCCTCGGCGCCAACACGGCCGTGGTCGATACCGAAGTGCTGGTGCTCGGCTCCAAGTCGCTGCTCACCCGCGTGGCGGTCCAGCAGAAGCTGGTCGAGGATCCCGAATTCAACAGCACGCTGCGTCCGAAGAAATCCGGGCTGCTGTCGCCGGTCAAAGGACTGGTGCGCGCGCTCACGGGCGGCAAGCCGCCGAAAGATCCGTTCGCCGGCATGACGGCTGAGCAGAAGGATGCCGCCCTGCTTGCCAGCGCGGTCGACATCCTGCGCGACAAGGTCGCGGTCAAACGCGTCGGCACGACTTATCTCATCACGGTTGAGGTTGCCTCGGAGTCGCCGGAGACTGCTGCGCGCCTGGCCGACGAAATCGCCGAACAATACCGCGTCCAGCAGCTCGAAGAGAAGTTCGAAGCAACGCGCAAGGCAACTGAATGGCTCTCCGAGCGCGTGTCGGGCCTGCGTGAGGAAGTCGAAGAAAAAGAGCGCCGCGTTGAAAGCTACCGCGCCGAGTCCGGCCTGCTTGCGGCTCAGGGCGCGACGCTGACCGAGCAACAGATTGCCTACCTCACCACCCAGAAAGCCACCTTGCAGGTCGACCTCGACCGGGCACGGGCGCGCGCCGACAGCATGCGCCGCCAGATGGCCAGCGGTGCAGGTGCCGAAGGCATCACGGAAGTGCTTCAGTCGCAGGTCATCTCCGACCTCAAGACGCAGCGCGCCATCATCAACCGCCGCGTTGCCGAACTCGAGACGAAGCTTGGCCCGCAGCACCCTGAACTGATCAGCGCGCGCAACGAAGCCGCCGACATCGACCGCCAGATCAATGCCGAAGTGGCTCGCATCGCCGGTAACATCGAGAACGAGCTGAAAGTTGCCCAATCGCAGATCAGCTCGATCCAGGGCGAAATCAGCCGCTCGACCGGCGAACTGCGCGGCAACAACCAGGCGCTGGTCCGCCTGCGCGAACTTGAGCGCGATGCCGAGACCAGCCGCGTGTTGCTTGAGGAATTCCTCGCGCGCTCCAAGCAGACGCGTGAACAGGACGCCCTGATCACAGCTGACGCCAACATCCTGTCGAGCGCTTCAGTGCCGGAATCGCCGAGCTCGCCGAAGAAGCTGCTGAACCTGATCATCGGCTGCCTCCTGGGCGGTATCGTTGGCGGCGGCCTCGCGCTGCTGGCCGAGATGTTCGACATGAAGGTCAGCTCGACCGAAGACGTCGAGCGCAAGCTGAACGCCAACCCGATCGGCTCCGTCCCGCTGATCCGCACGGCGAGCTTCCTTGGCTTGTCGCAGACGAACCCGGCCGACTTCCTGGTCGAGAACCCGCTATCCGCATACGCCGAGAGCATCCGCTACCTGCGTGCGGCGATCGCGTTCTCCGATCTCGACAGCGAGACCAAGACGGTCGCCGTGTGTTCGTCGCTGCCGGACGAAGGCAAGACCAGCCTGACGCTGTCGCTCGGACGCATGTCGGCGATGTCGGGCTCGCGTACACTTGTCATCGACGGCGACTTCCGCCGCCGCCAACTGACGGAGACCGCCGGCCTGAAACCCGACATCGGCTTCGTTGAGCACCTGTTCGGCACCGGCCAGCTTTCGGATGCGATCGTGAAGGACCGCAAGACGATGCTCGACATCCTGCCGCTCTCGTCGAACGGCCACACGCCGCACGACGTGTTCGGCACCCGTGCCTTTGATGACCTGCTGGCCCGCCTGCGGTCCATGTACGACCTCATCCTGATCGACACCGGCCCGCTGCTGCTGATGGCAGAAGCCCGCGTGGTCGCCGGCAAGGCCGACAAGACAATCCTCGTCGTGCGCTGGCGCCATTCGGCCCGCTCGGCCGCGCGCCAGTCGCTGACGCTGCTGCGCAACTTCAAGGCTGACGTGCTGGGCGTGACGCTCAACATGGTCGACCTGAACCGCCGCCGTCACCACAAGGATCCGGGCGCCACCTACAAGGCTTACCGCAAGTACTACCAGATGGACGAGAAGCCCTCGATCTTTGGCTGGGGCGGCGACAAGCGCAAGAACAAGCCGAATCCGAAGCAGATGAAGGGCTCGGTTGCTGTTCAGGTTCCGCCGTCGAAGGCCACCGGCCGCACTGATCCGGTGGACCGAATCTCCGCAGAATAG
- a CDS encoding glycosyl transferase yields the protein MTRIAFFGHDAADAAVRRRVQGFLDDGLGVTGFMMRRRDPGRVGWQNIDLGETRDGAFIQRIQQVFAGAKRAAAARDILAAADVIYARNLDMLACAFLAKRHAKLDTPVIYESLDVHRLLTRPDAIGAAMRALEGWLLKRSAGLVVSSPGFLRNHFEKHYPGTYKAFLVENRLAPGADYGERKSAHVRPSGKLRIGWVGNLRCQRSFELLCQLADRFPDTVEIRLHGVPARTEIPVFEPLIDARPNMTFFGRYRSPEDLAGIYEALDVVWAGDFMEAGYNSVWLLPNRIYEGGYYCTPSIAPAGTETAAWLEGHGCGLILGEPLDETLPALVTALLADRTPIGTCAAALAALPDWVFIQPRGFLARIFAELLPQKAPTAG from the coding sequence ATGACCCGTATTGCATTCTTCGGTCACGACGCCGCCGACGCGGCCGTGCGCCGCCGGGTGCAGGGCTTCCTCGATGACGGCCTCGGAGTGACCGGCTTCATGATGCGCCGGCGCGATCCGGGGCGGGTGGGCTGGCAGAACATCGATCTCGGCGAGACGCGAGATGGCGCATTCATCCAGCGCATCCAGCAAGTATTCGCCGGTGCGAAACGGGCCGCTGCGGCGCGCGACATCCTCGCTGCGGCCGATGTGATCTACGCCCGCAATCTCGACATGCTCGCCTGCGCCTTCCTGGCGAAGCGTCATGCGAAGCTGGATACGCCGGTGATCTACGAAAGCCTTGACGTGCACCGCCTGTTGACGCGGCCTGATGCGATCGGGGCGGCGATGCGCGCTCTGGAAGGCTGGCTCCTGAAGCGGTCGGCAGGACTTGTGGTTTCCTCGCCCGGCTTCCTGCGCAATCATTTCGAAAAACATTATCCGGGTACGTACAAGGCGTTTCTTGTCGAAAACCGTCTCGCGCCCGGCGCGGATTATGGCGAACGGAAATCTGCCCACGTCCGGCCTTCAGGCAAGCTGCGGATCGGGTGGGTCGGCAACCTTCGGTGCCAGCGCTCGTTCGAGCTGCTTTGTCAGTTGGCGGACCGGTTTCCTGACACGGTCGAGATTCGTCTGCACGGCGTGCCGGCGCGCACCGAGATCCCGGTGTTCGAACCTTTGATCGACGCGCGGCCCAACATGACGTTCTTCGGACGTTACCGGTCGCCGGAAGACCTTGCAGGCATTTATGAAGCGCTGGATGTCGTGTGGGCGGGCGACTTCATGGAAGCCGGCTACAATTCGGTCTGGCTGTTGCCGAACAGGATCTATGAGGGCGGCTACTACTGCACGCCGTCAATCGCACCGGCGGGCACGGAGACGGCCGCCTGGCTCGAGGGACACGGCTGCGGACTGATCCTCGGCGAGCCGCTGGACGAGACGCTTCCGGCGCTGGTCACAGCTCTGCTCGCCGATCGCACACCGATTGGCACCTGCGCCGCGGCGCTGGCGGCCTTGCCGGATTGGGTTTTCATCCAGCCGCGCGGATTCCTTGCGCGCATCTTTGCGGAGTTGTTGCCTCAAAAGGCGCCGACGGCGGGCTGA